One genomic region from Aneurinibacillus migulanus encodes:
- a CDS encoding peptidylprolyl isomerase: MWPIKQYGRLVLVCILSLVVLLAGCGKTGPVVAKYDDGKEITEPEFKNYTEVLKAIEPSMAQAIDSGNKEALTAALHYMVMTLHVTAQVKETDEMKKEAEKNFTQYEDFVKQQIGQDKKLTQYYADRKVTQNEMKDFFLDQVKMISYFSKDVKEEDKKKEYDMAKKEGYLTQTNVRHILIGTEKRSKAEAKKKADELVKQLRNGADFAKLAKENTDDPGTKETGGLYELPSPDGLTLEGMVGPFKNAAKTLPLNKISDPIETEFGYHIMRVEKRQDQPYDEVKKDITNMLAQEKENEFFTQKVKGMIKEEKIPADMIKEQPQQQVPGQSEQPGQSVPGTQQPMPVPEPQGGQPQKPSGQ; the protein is encoded by the coding sequence ATGTGGCCAATTAAGCAGTACGGGCGACTTGTGTTGGTCTGTATTCTTTCTCTCGTTGTCCTGCTTGCGGGATGCGGAAAGACCGGACCAGTAGTTGCCAAGTATGATGACGGCAAAGAAATTACTGAACCTGAATTCAAGAATTATACTGAAGTTCTAAAAGCGATAGAGCCGAGCATGGCTCAGGCAATCGACTCGGGGAACAAAGAAGCGCTTACGGCAGCGCTCCATTATATGGTAATGACATTGCATGTTACCGCTCAGGTTAAAGAGACAGATGAAATGAAGAAGGAAGCAGAAAAGAATTTTACACAGTATGAGGATTTTGTTAAACAGCAAATCGGGCAAGATAAAAAACTGACGCAATACTATGCAGACCGCAAAGTAACCCAAAACGAGATGAAGGATTTCTTCCTTGATCAGGTAAAGATGATCTCGTACTTCTCTAAAGACGTTAAGGAAGAAGACAAAAAGAAAGAATATGATATGGCCAAGAAAGAAGGCTATTTGACGCAAACGAATGTACGTCACATTCTTATCGGTACAGAGAAGAGATCGAAAGCAGAGGCGAAAAAGAAAGCGGACGAACTCGTGAAACAACTGCGGAATGGTGCGGACTTTGCCAAATTAGCCAAAGAGAATACGGACGATCCAGGTACGAAAGAGACAGGTGGATTGTATGAACTTCCTTCTCCGGACGGCTTGACTCTTGAAGGCATGGTAGGACCGTTTAAGAATGCGGCTAAGACGCTTCCGCTCAATAAAATTAGCGATCCGATCGAAACGGAATTCGGATATCATATTATGCGTGTCGAGAAACGACAAGACCAGCCTTATGATGAAGTGAAAAAAGATATCACCAATATGCTGGCGCAAGAGAAAGAGAATGAATTCTTTACTCAGAAAGTAAAAGGTATGATTAAAGAAGAGAAAATTCCAGCTGATATGATTAAAGAACAGCCACAACAGCAAGTTCCAGGGCAATCAGAGCAACCGGGACAGTCTGTGCCGGGCACGCAGCAACCTATGCCTGTACCAGAGCCTCAAGGTGGTCAACCGCAAAAGCCAAGCGGCCAATAA
- the spoVT gene encoding stage V sporulation protein T, translating to MKATGIVRRIDDLGRVVIPKEIRRTLRIREGDPLEIFVDRDGEVILKKYSPIGELGDFAKEYADSLYESTNHITLISDRDTIIAVSGASKKEFMDKAIGEIVETTMEERRTSLQTSAGEYEMIRDNEDNYSSYVIAPIIAGGDPIGSVILLTKNDQAKMGDLEVKLVETAAGFLAKQMEQ from the coding sequence ATGAAAGCAACTGGAATTGTACGCCGGATTGACGACTTAGGGCGTGTGGTCATTCCGAAAGAAATTCGCCGTACACTTCGCATTCGTGAAGGAGATCCGCTGGAGATTTTTGTGGATCGCGACGGAGAAGTGATTCTGAAGAAGTACTCTCCGATTGGAGAGTTAGGCGATTTCGCCAAGGAATATGCTGATTCGCTGTATGAGAGCACCAATCATATTACGCTAATTAGCGACCGCGATACCATCATCGCCGTATCCGGGGCTTCCAAGAAAGAATTCATGGACAAGGCTATCGGTGAAATCGTAGAAACTACGATGGAGGAGCGCCGTACTTCATTGCAGACCAGCGCGGGGGAATATGAGATGATCCGCGACAATGAAGATAATTATTCCTCCTACGTTATTGCTCCGATTATTGCAGGAGGTGACCCGATTGGCTCAGTGATTCTTCTGACGAAGAATGACCAGGCCAAGATGGGCGACCTGGAAGTTAAGCTTGTAGAAACAGCGGCAGGTTTTCTCGCAAAACAGATGGAGCAGTAA
- a CDS encoding putative polysaccharide biosynthesis protein codes for MSKNQGASFLKGAAILGAGALLSKLLGVVYRIPYQNITGDLGYYVYTQVYPLYSALLILATAGFPIAISKFVAEKLAVGDIYGARKIFRVSTGVLTLTGFLVFILLWFGAPVLAGFMRDDKLVMPIRSVSFALLVVPVMASIRGYFQGHHNMVPTAVSQIGEQFVRVATIIILSYWFMKTTGDVYLAGSGAVFGAVTGASFAFILMLFFWRRNHKVQQKVWDETSLKNTYRQESIGEIARKLFYYAIPICLGSLVLPLMQLSDSFTVVSMLIRGGSGAEDAYELKGIFDRGQPLVQFAAFFATALSLSLVPAIAEAKALNQHRLIAARTELALRLTFLFGLPASIGLAIVAGPVNVMLYENDNGTMALTILAFTTIFSTLGITSAGILQGMGEVNLPVRNLLIGVVIKLLLNILLIPFFGITGAAVATVCAYMISTLLNLYTVHHLTGARFGLQAFFIKPFIAVMMMGLAAFVARQAAERWLADLFTSARLYFTGVSLLAVGAGVVMYAVALLLSGTVRQADLESTKAGRKIVPLLKKFKLLHD; via the coding sequence ATGTCTAAGAATCAGGGGGCTTCTTTTCTGAAAGGAGCTGCAATACTGGGAGCGGGCGCGCTATTATCCAAACTGCTGGGAGTTGTCTACCGTATTCCGTACCAAAACATTACGGGTGATCTCGGCTATTATGTCTACACACAAGTATATCCGCTGTACAGTGCCCTTCTTATTCTGGCGACGGCCGGATTCCCGATAGCGATTTCGAAATTCGTAGCGGAGAAGCTGGCGGTAGGCGATATATATGGCGCACGCAAAATTTTCCGTGTATCTACAGGAGTGCTAACGCTGACAGGCTTCCTCGTTTTTATCCTTCTCTGGTTTGGCGCACCAGTATTGGCCGGATTTATGAGGGACGATAAACTAGTCATGCCGATTCGAAGTGTATCATTCGCTCTTTTGGTCGTACCGGTCATGGCGTCGATACGCGGATACTTTCAAGGTCATCATAATATGGTTCCTACTGCGGTTTCACAAATTGGCGAGCAGTTCGTGCGTGTTGCCACCATTATCATATTATCGTACTGGTTTATGAAGACAACAGGCGACGTATACCTTGCCGGGTCAGGTGCAGTATTCGGTGCAGTAACCGGGGCGTCTTTTGCATTTATTCTTATGCTTTTTTTCTGGCGACGAAATCATAAGGTACAGCAGAAAGTATGGGACGAGACATCACTGAAAAATACATATAGGCAGGAGTCCATTGGGGAGATTGCGCGGAAACTGTTCTATTATGCCATTCCCATTTGTCTAGGCTCGCTTGTACTTCCGCTAATGCAGCTATCCGATTCATTTACCGTCGTCAGCATGCTGATTCGCGGAGGAAGCGGTGCAGAAGACGCATACGAATTGAAAGGGATTTTTGATCGAGGACAACCGCTGGTACAGTTTGCCGCATTTTTTGCAACGGCGCTCTCTCTATCACTTGTCCCGGCCATTGCCGAAGCAAAAGCGTTGAACCAGCATCGTTTGATTGCTGCGCGGACAGAATTGGCTCTGCGTCTGACGTTCTTATTCGGATTGCCGGCTTCTATCGGCCTTGCTATTGTTGCCGGACCTGTGAATGTAATGCTATATGAGAATGATAACGGAACGATGGCTTTAACTATCCTTGCATTTACAACCATCTTCTCCACGCTGGGCATTACGTCAGCGGGAATTCTTCAAGGGATGGGAGAAGTTAACCTGCCGGTCCGTAATCTACTAATTGGCGTTGTAATAAAGCTTCTATTAAATATTTTGCTCATTCCTTTCTTTGGTATTACAGGTGCCGCCGTAGCTACTGTATGTGCCTATATGATTTCTACATTGTTGAATTTGTATACGGTGCATCATCTGACCGGCGCTAGGTTCGGTCTACAAGCCTTCTTTATTAAGCCATTTATTGCGGTAATGATGATGGGACTGGCCGCATTTGTTGCCCGACAGGCTGCAGAACGGTGGCTTGCAGACTTATTTACTTCTGCGCGTCTGTATTTTACCGGGGTAAGCTTGTTGGCTGTCGGTGCGGGCGTTGTCATGTATGCTGTAGCTCTTCTTCTGTCCGGGACTGTACGGCAGGCCGATCTAGAAAGCACAAAGGCCGGACGTAAGATCGTACCGTTGCTTAAAAAGTTTAAACTTCTGCATGACTGA
- the yabN gene encoding bifunctional methyltransferase/pyrophosphohydrolase YabN yields the protein MKKIIVIGLGAGNLEGLPLRIYRILKGAKHLYLRTEKHPVVAELLAEGVAYESFDDVYKAHDQFPEVYEEISDRLFRMVEEKDEIVYAVPGHPLVAERTVQLLMDRAEEQGVEIKVKGGQSFLDPVFASLKIDPVEGFALLDGTDLQKHQVQPNLHHLICQVYDAFVASDVKLTLMEAYPDDYPVTVVTAAGVTEEERIQTIPLYELDRLDNYSNLTTVYVPPTEEDRALNRQFWRLREIVAILRSPNGCPWDREQTHQSIRKNLIEETYEVLETIDDEDPEAMCEEMGDLLLQIMLHSQMAEEEGYFTVQDVIAGLNEKLIRRHPHVFGASNAEDADEALQNWEDIKKKEKQGKGKETISRLDGVPRDLPAILKAYKYQKKAADVGFDWDELSEVFDKVKEEWEELKEAQTLEHRREELGDLLFVIVNIARFMKIDPEEALALTNKKFYYRFSYIEKKIIEAGKTFENTSLDEMENWWQEAKQKKKEEEGI from the coding sequence ATGAAGAAAATTATTGTAATCGGTCTTGGGGCGGGAAACCTGGAAGGGCTTCCCCTTAGGATTTACCGTATTCTAAAGGGAGCAAAACATCTTTATTTGCGGACAGAGAAGCATCCAGTCGTTGCCGAGCTGTTGGCGGAGGGAGTAGCGTACGAGAGCTTTGATGATGTATATAAAGCGCACGATCAATTCCCGGAAGTGTACGAGGAAATTAGCGACCGCCTCTTTCGAATGGTCGAGGAGAAAGACGAGATTGTCTATGCGGTACCGGGTCATCCGCTTGTAGCTGAGCGTACAGTGCAGCTACTGATGGATAGGGCCGAAGAACAAGGTGTAGAGATTAAGGTGAAAGGGGGGCAAAGCTTTCTTGACCCTGTATTCGCCTCGTTGAAAATCGATCCGGTGGAAGGGTTTGCTCTGTTAGATGGAACCGACCTGCAAAAGCATCAGGTACAACCAAATTTGCATCATCTCATCTGCCAGGTATATGATGCGTTCGTTGCCTCGGATGTGAAGCTTACATTGATGGAGGCATACCCGGATGATTACCCAGTTACCGTCGTAACAGCGGCGGGAGTTACGGAAGAGGAGCGAATTCAGACGATACCTCTGTATGAATTGGACAGGCTGGACAACTACAGCAACCTGACAACGGTGTATGTACCGCCAACGGAGGAAGACAGGGCATTGAACCGCCAGTTCTGGCGTCTCCGAGAAATCGTTGCGATTCTGCGCAGTCCGAACGGCTGCCCATGGGATCGGGAACAGACCCATCAATCGATCCGGAAGAATCTGATCGAGGAAACGTACGAAGTGCTTGAAACAATTGACGATGAGGACCCGGAAGCGATGTGCGAAGAGATGGGGGATCTGCTTCTCCAGATTATGCTACATTCGCAAATGGCTGAAGAGGAGGGCTACTTTACCGTTCAGGATGTTATTGCTGGGCTGAATGAAAAGCTGATTCGTCGACACCCTCATGTATTCGGTGCATCGAATGCGGAAGACGCGGATGAGGCGTTGCAGAACTGGGAGGATATTAAGAAGAAAGAAAAACAGGGGAAAGGAAAAGAGACGATATCTCGACTCGATGGGGTGCCGCGTGACTTGCCCGCCATTCTTAAGGCATATAAATATCAGAAGAAGGCGGCAGATGTTGGTTTTGATTGGGACGAGCTATCCGAAGTGTTTGATAAAGTAAAAGAAGAGTGGGAAGAACTGAAGGAAGCACAGACACTGGAACATCGCCGGGAAGAACTTGGTGATTTGCTGTTCGTCATCGTTAATATCGCGCGTTTTATGAAGATTGACCCGGAAGAGGCGCTAGCCTTGACGAACAAGAAGTTTTACTATCGCTTTTCCTATATTGAAAAGAAAATAATAGAAGCGGGCAAGACGTTTGAGAATACATCACTTGACGAGATGGAGAACTGGTGGCAGGAAGCGAAACAGAAAAAGAAAGAGGAAGAAGGGATATAA
- a CDS encoding RNA-binding S4 domain-containing protein has protein sequence MRLDKFLKVSRLVKRRTLAKEVCDQGRVTINGQVAKSSANVKIGDELIVRYGNKLVTVKVEKLLDTTKKDEAATLYTMIKEEYLPRDDREDSQPSIW, from the coding sequence ATGCGACTCGATAAATTTTTGAAGGTTTCCCGGTTGGTGAAGCGCCGTACATTGGCGAAAGAAGTATGCGATCAAGGACGCGTAACAATTAACGGTCAGGTGGCAAAATCCAGCGCCAACGTAAAAATAGGGGACGAGCTTATCGTCCGTTATGGCAATAAGCTTGTTACTGTAAAAGTGGAAAAGCTTCTCGACACAACCAAAAAGGATGAAGCAGCTACTCTCTACACGATGATTAAAGAAGAATACCTACCTCGTGATGACCGGGAAGATTCTCAACCTTCCATTTGGTAA
- the yabP gene encoding sporulation protein YabP, protein MMETNPKKTIRHDVVMINRKKLDITGVLKVESFDHEEFLLHTEAGFLTIKGKNLHMKNLSLETGQVSIEGLVFAMEYIDESYQGEKAKGIFGRIFK, encoded by the coding sequence ATGATGGAAACAAACCCAAAGAAGACGATTCGTCATGATGTTGTCATGATTAACCGAAAAAAGCTTGATATAACAGGCGTACTTAAGGTCGAGAGTTTCGATCATGAAGAATTCCTGCTCCACACAGAGGCGGGTTTTCTTACAATAAAGGGGAAAAACCTGCATATGAAGAACCTGAGCCTGGAGACAGGACAGGTATCGATTGAGGGCTTGGTATTCGCGATGGAATATATCGACGAATCCTACCAGGGAGAAAAAGCCAAAGGAATCTTTGGCCGGATCTTTAAGTGA
- the yabQ gene encoding spore cortex biosynthesis protein YabQ — protein sequence MTLTGQATTMLAMLLCGLAIGILYDTYRTMERKCRLPIWLVWVSDFFFWISCTFLVFGTLLRINEGVVRIYIFLGLGIGIILYFLLFQRIYLGILNKLIALSIWLYRVILRIGYYIFIVPLLFLYRALVAIVLFLFSVLFTVVKWLARPFLFLGGKLWSPIWTRYLQKPTQKAKRIVRKRWQALTGWIKGKKM from the coding sequence GTGACGCTTACCGGGCAAGCAACGACAATGTTGGCGATGTTACTGTGCGGACTGGCTATAGGAATACTGTACGATACATACCGGACAATGGAGCGCAAGTGTCGTCTCCCTATTTGGCTGGTATGGGTATCCGACTTTTTCTTTTGGATAAGCTGTACGTTTCTTGTATTTGGTACGCTTTTGAGAATAAATGAAGGTGTAGTCCGAATTTATATTTTTCTCGGGCTAGGCATCGGCATCATTTTATATTTTCTGCTATTCCAGCGTATATACCTTGGAATTTTGAACAAGCTTATCGCTTTATCCATATGGCTATACCGGGTAATACTAAGAATCGGATACTATATTTTCATCGTTCCCCTCCTTTTTTTATACCGGGCATTGGTCGCTATCGTTCTTTTCCTCTTCTCTGTACTGTTTACTGTTGTAAAATGGCTTGCCCGGCCATTTTTGTTTTTGGGAGGAAAGCTATGGTCGCCGATATGGACGAGATACCTGCAAAAACCGACGCAAAAAGCAAAGAGAATTGTGAGAAAAAGATGGCAAGCCTTGACGGGCTGGATAAAAGGTAAGAAAATGTAA
- a CDS encoding FtsB family cell division protein, translating to MQQQPQSKPSNYGRKRRMRLLQIIVVLFLSWAGYTYYSQSEQLADKQRELVDLQREVTKVEGDKKQLELQVKRMNDQEYISELARKNFFLSKEGEIIFLTPDEDKKK from the coding sequence ATGCAACAACAACCGCAATCCAAGCCATCGAATTATGGTCGGAAGCGCAGAATGCGTCTTTTGCAGATTATTGTCGTTTTGTTTTTGTCATGGGCGGGATACACATATTATTCGCAGAGTGAGCAATTAGCGGATAAACAGAGGGAGCTTGTGGACTTGCAGCGTGAGGTCACCAAGGTGGAGGGTGATAAGAAACAACTCGAATTACAGGTAAAAAGAATGAATGATCAGGAGTATATCAGTGAATTGGCCAGGAAAAATTTCTTTCTTTCCAAAGAAGGGGAAATCATATTCCTGACGCCGGATGAAGATAAGAAAAAGTAA
- the spoIIE gene encoding stage II sporulation protein E: MIRNQSATMAGKVAGRMTSTFEGVNKRGGNWLYAVSHQWSVLHLMMGFLLGRAVILQELSPFAISFFAVMYFLKRNRLLLIMFSIIAGSAMQSMEIASANFLGMAMVLVLASVLERRRKMELNYAPLLSFLAVLLSGITVDYILNKLTWHSLFMNGVAALLSLILTLIFVQAIPILTSRRSQQNLRTEEIICLIILLASIMTGTVGWFVQDVSVDNVLARYLVLLFAAVGGGTVGAAVGVVTGLVLSLANIDAIHQISLLAFSGLLAGLLREGRKWTVAIGLLIGSSILTIYVGEQREILQSSLETFASVLIFLLTPRFVLEEISKFIPGTEENTSSQQQYLRKVRDVTVGKMNQFAQLFTKLSETFAIPHLADVPDEEMQKDYFLSEVTKNTCQRCWKRDQCWSRDFDNTYEALSEMMRIMKQDGEINVNEMPKDWLRKCVKQDRMLTYMEQEYIRWQNQLHLKQQIAESRRLVAEQLAGVSRVMHNFAHEIQREGVHLHVQEQQILGALEGVGLSIRNVDIMNLEEGKVDIEITQPSCEGRDECSKIIAPLLTDILGEKITVKNKDCQALADGTCHMCLGSAQTFEIDTGVAGAAKGGQLLSGDCFKVMEFGNGKMALAMSDGMGNGERAYLESSSTLELLQQLLESGMEETLSIKSVNTVLSLRSPDEVFATVDLALIDQHTGQAKFIKTGSTPSFIKRGKEVIPISANNLPIGIIDDIDVDTVSYQLKPGDLLIMMTDGIYEAPRVENKNLWMKRKISELKTNHPQEVADCLLELVIRQHYGEIHDDMTVMVARIEHYMLPWATISVPNAPKIDRPRYVS; encoded by the coding sequence ATGATTCGTAATCAATCAGCGACAATGGCAGGAAAAGTAGCAGGAAGAATGACATCCACTTTTGAGGGGGTTAACAAGAGAGGAGGAAATTGGTTATATGCAGTTTCCCATCAATGGAGCGTGTTGCACCTGATGATGGGTTTTTTGCTTGGACGTGCAGTTATTCTGCAAGAGCTCTCTCCATTCGCGATTTCTTTTTTCGCGGTGATGTATTTCCTAAAGAGAAATCGGCTGCTTCTTATCATGTTCTCGATTATAGCCGGAAGCGCGATGCAGTCGATGGAGATCGCTTCGGCAAATTTTCTCGGAATGGCGATGGTACTGGTCCTAGCAAGCGTATTGGAGAGGCGCCGGAAAATGGAGTTAAACTATGCTCCGCTGCTTTCATTTCTCGCGGTCCTCCTCAGTGGGATTACAGTCGACTACATTCTAAACAAGCTAACTTGGCATTCGCTGTTTATGAACGGCGTAGCAGCGCTTCTTAGCTTAATTCTCACGCTCATTTTTGTACAGGCGATTCCGATCCTAACATCGAGGCGAAGCCAGCAAAATTTGCGTACGGAAGAAATTATCTGCTTAATCATTCTTCTGGCGTCAATTATGACGGGAACAGTTGGGTGGTTTGTGCAAGATGTGTCAGTGGATAATGTGCTTGCGCGCTATCTTGTTCTCCTTTTTGCTGCGGTAGGCGGTGGGACGGTAGGCGCTGCCGTGGGGGTAGTAACCGGGCTTGTCTTAAGTCTGGCTAACATAGATGCCATTCATCAAATCAGTCTGCTGGCATTCTCCGGCTTATTGGCGGGTTTACTGCGCGAAGGCAGGAAATGGACTGTAGCGATCGGCCTACTTATCGGATCGTCTATTCTGACTATCTATGTAGGTGAGCAACGAGAAATTCTTCAGTCATCTCTGGAGACATTTGCATCTGTTCTGATCTTCCTGTTGACTCCGCGATTTGTGCTGGAGGAAATCTCGAAATTTATTCCGGGTACGGAAGAGAATACGAGCTCTCAACAACAATATTTGAGAAAGGTGCGTGATGTGACGGTTGGAAAGATGAACCAATTCGCCCAGCTTTTCACCAAGTTGTCTGAAACATTTGCTATACCGCATCTAGCTGATGTTCCAGATGAAGAGATGCAAAAAGATTATTTTCTGAGTGAGGTGACGAAAAATACGTGCCAGCGCTGCTGGAAAAGGGATCAGTGCTGGAGTCGCGATTTTGATAATACGTATGAGGCATTGAGTGAAATGATGCGCATTATGAAGCAAGATGGTGAAATTAATGTTAATGAAATGCCAAAGGATTGGCTGCGCAAATGCGTAAAGCAGGATCGGATGCTGACATACATGGAGCAAGAATATATACGCTGGCAGAACCAGTTGCACCTGAAACAGCAAATCGCTGAAAGCCGACGGCTCGTAGCCGAGCAACTGGCGGGTGTCTCACGCGTTATGCATAACTTTGCCCATGAGATTCAAAGAGAGGGTGTTCATCTGCATGTACAGGAGCAGCAAATTCTAGGAGCATTGGAAGGGGTAGGATTATCCATACGGAATGTGGATATTATGAATCTTGAAGAAGGGAAGGTGGATATTGAGATTACACAGCCTTCCTGCGAAGGAAGGGATGAATGCTCGAAGATTATTGCTCCGCTTCTGACTGATATACTCGGTGAGAAGATTACAGTGAAAAATAAGGACTGCCAGGCGCTTGCAGATGGAACATGCCATATGTGCCTGGGTTCGGCCCAAACATTTGAAATTGATACCGGTGTGGCTGGCGCCGCCAAAGGAGGTCAATTATTATCGGGTGATTGCTTTAAGGTTATGGAATTCGGAAACGGCAAAATGGCGCTTGCAATGAGCGACGGAATGGGTAATGGAGAGAGGGCTTACCTGGAAAGTTCCTCGACACTGGAACTCTTGCAGCAATTGCTTGAGTCCGGTATGGAAGAAACATTGAGCATTAAGTCTGTGAATACGGTGTTATCTCTCCGTTCGCCGGACGAGGTGTTTGCTACGGTTGATTTGGCTTTAATCGATCAGCATACAGGACAAGCAAAATTCATTAAAACAGGTTCTACACCGAGCTTTATTAAACGAGGCAAAGAAGTTATTCCAATTTCGGCTAACAACCTGCCGATCGGTATTATTGACGATATTGATGTCGATACAGTAAGCTATCAGCTCAAGCCAGGAGATTTGTTGATTATGATGACGGACGGCATTTATGAGGCGCCGCGCGTCGAGAACAAAAATCTCTGGATGAAACGAAAGATTTCTGAATTAAAAACGAATCATCCTCAGGAGGTGGCAGACTGCTTGCTTGAACTTGTCATTCGTCAGCATTATGGTGAAATTCATGATGACATGACGGTAATGGTGGCGCGTATTGAACATTACATGTTACCATGGGCGACAATTTCGGTGCCAAATGCGCCAAAAATCGATCGGCCGCGTTATGTAAGCTAA
- the tilS gene encoding tRNA lysidine(34) synthetase TilS — protein MLEQLKKTIQAHGLLETGDAIVVAVSGGPDSVALLHALTRLRLEFEYTIAAAHVNHQFRGEEADEDSRYVQRLCQELAIPCFVDSIDVPQLIEETGLNPQEAARQVRYRFLRQVAGEMGGAKVATAHHADDQLETMVMRLVRGTGIEGLAGIPLYRSEEGIEIIRPLLEVTRDQIEKYCEEEGLSPRQDASNWSDKYLRNRIRRHWIPLMREENPHVASAAVHLAGVLREENDYMRQESVEKLASIIEEQNTNTIIIRQNDFLTHHLALQRRMIKLILSYLLKSDIKEIGYAHIESIRQIIEDAHPAACTHLPGGLQVRREYQRVIFSFSSVTNSIPPYIYSLDIPGQTYISEIGQAVRCYYGDRDERNRLAEGTFAMFDPESVKGKLYVRQRRAGDRMVPLGMHGSKKVKDILIDKKIPRQQRDQIPLLTDDEHVLWIPGVRRSRWHVPKKEADVVLYVVLESSLL, from the coding sequence TTGCTTGAGCAGTTGAAAAAAACGATACAAGCTCATGGCTTATTAGAGACAGGAGATGCGATTGTTGTGGCCGTGTCAGGCGGTCCAGATTCGGTTGCATTGCTGCATGCGCTTACCCGTTTGCGCCTAGAATTTGAATATACGATAGCAGCGGCGCATGTAAACCACCAATTTCGTGGTGAAGAAGCGGATGAAGACAGTCGCTATGTGCAGCGTCTGTGCCAAGAACTTGCAATTCCTTGTTTTGTGGATTCGATTGATGTTCCGCAGCTTATCGAAGAAACAGGCTTAAACCCCCAGGAGGCGGCACGGCAGGTTCGTTATCGATTCCTGAGGCAGGTGGCCGGTGAGATGGGAGGCGCGAAAGTAGCGACAGCCCATCACGCGGATGATCAACTGGAGACGATGGTAATGCGTTTGGTTCGTGGAACTGGTATAGAAGGTCTAGCAGGTATTCCGCTATACCGTAGCGAAGAAGGCATCGAGATTATTCGTCCATTGCTTGAAGTAACCAGAGATCAAATCGAGAAATATTGCGAGGAAGAAGGGCTCTCGCCGCGTCAGGATGCCAGTAATTGGAGTGACAAGTACTTACGTAATCGGATTCGTCGGCATTGGATTCCACTTATGCGTGAGGAAAACCCACATGTAGCAAGCGCTGCGGTGCATCTCGCGGGAGTTTTGCGGGAAGAAAACGATTATATGCGGCAGGAGAGCGTGGAAAAGCTTGCTTCCATCATAGAGGAACAAAACACGAATACAATAATCATAAGACAAAATGATTTCCTGACGCATCACCTTGCTTTACAAAGGAGGATGATTAAACTAATATTAAGTTATCTGCTGAAAAGCGACATAAAAGAAATAGGGTATGCGCATATTGAAAGCATACGGCAAATCATTGAAGATGCTCATCCAGCAGCTTGTACCCATTTACCTGGGGGGTTGCAAGTTCGCAGGGAGTATCAACGAGTGATTTTTTCATTTTCTTCAGTCACAAATTCAATACCCCCCTACATATATTCTTTGGATATTCCCGGACAGACCTATATCTCAGAGATAGGTCAGGCGGTTCGCTGTTATTACGGGGACAGGGATGAGAGGAATCGACTTGCAGAAGGCACGTTCGCCATGTTTGACCCGGAGAGTGTTAAGGGTAAACTATACGTAAGGCAACGGCGTGCTGGAGATCGTATGGTACCTCTAGGCATGCACGGAAGCAAGAAGGTAAAGGATATTCTTATCGATAAGAAAATACCCCGCCAACAGCGAGACCAAATCCCCCTTCTCACGGATGATGAACATGTCCTTTGGATTCCCGGCGTAAGGCGTTCGAGATGGCATGTGCCCAAGAAGGAAGCGGATGTCGTATTGTATGTAGTGCTTGAATCGTCGCTTTTATGA
- the hpt gene encoding hypoxanthine phosphoribosyltransferase, which translates to MEKDIEKVLLTEEEIADKIRELGRILSKEYAGKNPLVICVLRGGAPFMTDLVRRMDIPLEMDFMAVSSYGASTQSSGVVRIMKDLDTSVDERHVLIVEDIIDSGLTLSYLIDNIQRRNAASVKVVTLLDKPARRTVDLTPDYCGFQIPDAFVVGYGLDYAEKYRNLPYIGILKPEIYS; encoded by the coding sequence ATGGAAAAAGACATTGAAAAAGTGCTCTTGACAGAAGAAGAAATTGCGGACAAAATTCGCGAGTTGGGCCGTATTCTTTCCAAAGAATATGCGGGAAAAAACCCACTCGTTATTTGTGTTTTACGGGGAGGCGCCCCTTTTATGACTGATCTGGTGCGCCGTATGGATATCCCGCTTGAGATGGACTTTATGGCCGTTTCTAGCTACGGGGCTTCCACCCAGTCTTCCGGAGTTGTACGGATTATGAAGGATTTGGATACTTCCGTGGATGAGCGTCATGTTCTTATCGTGGAAGACATTATCGATAGCGGCCTTACGCTTAGCTACCTAATCGATAATATCCAGCGACGTAATGCCGCATCTGTGAAGGTTGTAACATTGCTTGACAAGCCGGCCCGACGTACGGTCGACTTGACGCCCGATTATTGCGGTTTCCAGATTCCGGACGCTTTCGTTGTCGGATACGGACTGGATTACGCGGAGAAATACCGGAATCTGCCTTACATTGGCATTTTGAAACCCGAAATATATAGCTAA